The Juglans microcarpa x Juglans regia isolate MS1-56 chromosome 2D, Jm3101_v1.0, whole genome shotgun sequence DNA window ATAATGGGTTAACccgttagtgacccgttaagcaatcgtatcttaatgggtcaacccgttttgacccaaaccCAAGGCCAAACCCAAACCCCTTTTTATAGTATCATGTTCGTGTTggattaacgggtcgtgtcacatattgccaccctcACCTATTGTATTGTGAGGTCGCTAGAGAGCTATGGGATGATGTGTTTTGCAAGTTAGAGCTAACTTGGGTCATGCCTGCCACAGTGGTTGAGTTCTTGGCCAGCTAGACAAATCTAAGAGGAGCCTCCCAAATCACAGATGTGTGAAAAATGGTGCCTATTTGCATcttgtggtgcatatggaaggAGCAAAATGACCGGATgtttgaagacaaagaacgCTCTATAGAGGAACTTAGATCACTTTTTGCTGGAACATTATTTTTATGGGCcatagctgtagattttaatggccttggCATTCATaactttcttgtttctttttcttcttcctagataggCGCTAACTCGTGTATaccttcttgtgtacttgagctaagcctattattattaattcaatcgtttacttataaaaaaaaaaatgttcttcacAACTAATTTTCATTTACAATTGTAAAATTTCTTGCTTTTCCATCCCCTGTAACGCTTACCTCTAAGTGCTATTTTTTGATTGTCATTCTATACCTCCTTGCATTTTTTCAACGACTTTTTTGTAAGCGTTaatgttttcaactattgatgtAAAGTAACAACAACGCTAAGTTCTTGTTGTATGTTCTTTGCCGGACCTTTGTGTTGTGAGATATGCAAGTTGAGTGCCATTTcccttttgcttcttttttcattttacctAATGCTATTTTTCTGTGCATTGTCTGATCAAGAACTTATTCTGTGCATTGTGATAGTATGAGATGCCTCTtacttcctttcctttttcatacTTTCCTGCTGGTGGTTATATATTGTTGTTTTTCCATTGGGTCTTGACTCAATTGGTTAAGCATGGGGTAAGTTTTACATTCAAAAGCTTCAAAGATTGAGAATGGAAGAGCTTAGgaaattgtttttcaatactttactttATTGATCGGTTGTAACTGATTTCGATGGAATGAGTTTCCATGAATTTTTTGTATCACTGAACTAGCACACTCAGGTgacgctcttgtatatgtcctgtatacctgggcttttgcctattcttatgatcaataaaattttgtttaccgataaaaaaaatgttttacattcagatttttcaaataaataagttattaaCTGGTTGGTTCCATATTTCTCCAGGTCCTTGCATTTATTCCTCTGATGTATATGTGCATGTGCACATATTATTCCTTGTTCAAAGTTGGAATGTTTATGTTTTACTCACTAACACCAAGGCAAACAAGCTCAGTCAACTTGCTCATGATATGCTCGTAAGTTTTGCCTCGTACCTATGTTTTCACAAATTGGACTATTCATTATCCATTTATGTTAAAGTAACCTGTATGCCATTTCAATATCTCTGCCAGGATGGTTGCTCGGTATGCACCTCCGATTTCATACAACTTTCTCAATCTCATTAATCTTGGTGGGCAAGAAACTGAAACTGTATTTGAAAAGGTATTTCACACTCTCTTGGTGTTCAATTGTTTCCAAACTGTATGGCTAGCCTAGcagaaatcaaaatttttatatgGGTTGTCCCACCTGATGTGAAGATCAGCATTCCGTTTAGCTACATTTAAGACACTGaagaattttgttttcctttctacACATTATTTGACCTTTTCTGCTTCTTGATCGGAATCATCTGATTGAGTTGTTAGCATCATGTGCAAGAAAGCATGTATAgcgtttatttattttgctttttgaCATGGCCTCTATTTGTTTAAAAGAATCATAGTTCTGTAGTAAACTGAGATATTGAGGCATGCATAGGTGacactcttgtatatgtcccgtatactcgggcttttgtctatttcatgatcaataatttttttttttattaaaaaaaaaaaaaaaaaaaaagtaaactgaGATACTGAGTAACAGATCTTAaacgataaaataaaatgatccaTCCTAGATGTTTCATATAAAGTGTTTGTTTGGGCGTTGACTATGATTTTCTCCAAAGGAATCATCCCCTTTCTAGTTTGCAGTTAAGGGAATTTTAGGTGGGTAACCAATTTATAGGTCTTGGACTTTTGTATCAAATTTGGGAAAGGTTATGGATACTCTCGCTAATGGCCTTTGAGTCAAATGGCACTTCCAACCATCCCCTCCCCTTATGGTGGTGCCTTTGGTCTCGGATTCCACTCTCAAGGAGTGTGAGTTTCTAAACAATCAAAAGAAAGTCATAAATACTCTTGGATGGCTATGGGGAACTTTATCTATACGTTTTTGGAAAGCTTTGCGAAGCGGTATTTGTTAAGAATGGGCTgctttttctcaagtttttagtaaaatatctttttttgcTCATGCATCCTCAGAGTACTTCCTGTTTGTTGTACCATTGTTAAGCATAACATTTCCTCATCCAATTCCAAATCTTATTGCATGTAATCTGAAGTTTCATCTTTTTGTAGCAATATTTATCGttatattgttttgcattttagTTTTTGGTGGTAATTGACTGGTTTCTCTTGGTCTTATGGAATCCTAATGGCAGAGAATGGGGAACATCGGTCTCATTCTCCCTTTCTTTGGAAAAAcgtttaataatatatttccaCTTATCATGGTTATATACACTCTCCTGGTTGCTAGCAATTTCTTCAACCGTGTGATTAGTTATTTTGGGAGCTGGAAGATGTTTAGATTTCAAACTGAGGCAGATGATATGGATGGATTTGATCCATCAGGATTAATTATCCTACAAAAAGGTAAACAGGCTATGACTTATCAATTttcctatgatttttttttcgacttggttgttttcatttttggtttttgCCTATTTGTAAAATCATTTTGATATACACGGGTGTGTCTATCTTAGTAGTTTCCCTTTTCTCTCGCAGAACGTTCTTGGATAGAACAAGGGGAAAAAGCTGGTGAGCATGTTATTCCATTGGCAAGGAATTTCAACAGTACTGACATCGAGTCCAGCAGCAATAGAACAGTATGTAGAAACATCTTAAAAAATGGAAACTCTCTCACActatttttgaaatatgttcgCCTATTTGTGTGAAGCACTTGAAAATATCTACTTTTTGATTCTCTTGGATATTATTTACTAAACATGAGGCCCCTACAATTTTcatctcctttattttttttttaatgtggttCTCTCATGCATGGGAATTGTTTGTCAAAGAATCTCCTGATGCCATCATTTATTCTCGTTTACGCTTTTCGGTTTTGATAGTTTTGTTGTAATTCCTTTTTCTTACTTGAAAGCTGAACTTTCAGGATAAAACGGCTGTTGAAATGAAAGTGACAGCCAGTTTAATCGATGGCGGAATACGTGAAAGTCCATCAAGATCTTCAAAAGAAGAGACTCGTAGGTATAGCTCAAGCAAAGAAGCCATTAGCAACAAGTATGCTGGTATAAGAGAACAAAGCAGACAAAAAGCATCATCCAATATGGAGCCAGCGGGGAAGAACATTGCCTTGGCTAAGGTCTCCTTGCTTGATTCAGGTAACTCGAGCTCTGTTAACACTACAGGAGGGCCTTCTTCTGGTTTAGCCTCGACATGGGAATCCATGAAGACAGGTTTTCAAAGTTTCAAGGCAAACGTAGGGGCCAAAAAATTTCTTCCCTTGCGCCAAATTCAGGAAACTAAACTTGTCTCTCGTGTTTCCTCATCCGAGTCTCTTGATGAGATATTTCAGCGATTGAAACGGCCATCTGCCAACCATAAGAGTTATAGTGACGAGGATGAAGATGGGATTGAAATTGATAGTTCCGGCCCCAATAGATAATATGCGTCTTTTAGTTGGCTTTATATTGCATAGAAGATGTACAGGACCTGGGTACAGCGGATTCTGTTGTCCTTACAAGTTTTTGGCTGTTGGATCCTCCAATATAACTGAAGCCTGGGAGGATTAACTGCCATACTGAAATCCATGATACATTTTATCTGCTGCTAAGTTGAAGGACTTGGACATAATACGAAAGGAAAGATGTATATGTTCGGTTTTGAGTtaagaaagggaaagagaacATACGGACAGAGAAGCCTCTgtattttgttaaaaacttaTTTCGTTATTCGAATGTACAATTAAAAACATTTGCATTTGCTTCCCCTGCTCTGCTGGAAACGCGTGCAGTACTTTCTCGGGGTTGAACTGATCATTTTGGTGGCGCATATTTCACGTATCCGACTTGGATAGATAATAAATGTCATGTATCAGCACAACTTCATGGCTCCTTGCGTTCTTCAATCTTCCTAGTGGTGCACGTACTTGAGGCTCTTCATTGTATGAATTCAAGATTTTCCCATTTACTTTTGACCCGTGAAAAGCTTCGAGTGGAACATGTTAATTACCAAAATTGGACCTTATTCCCCTCGATTAATCCTAGTTGCCTGTGGTACATTAAAGTTAGTCCAGTTCATGATCATAACTGATAGATTAGTTCTagtataaagaaattatataaaagtaattttacaaattaacctagttttatgtaattta harbors:
- the LOC121249923 gene encoding LMBR1 domain-containing protein 2 homolog A isoform X4; the encoded protein is MMHKNWSGGILGLAMACSNTFGLVTGAFLLGFGLGEIPKSIWRNANWTTRQKVLSHKIAKMAVKLDDAHQELSNVIVVAQATSNQMSKRDPLRPYMNVIDNMLAQMFTQDPSFKPQGGRLGENDMDYDTDEKSMATLRRHLRRAREEYYRYKSEYMTYVMEALELEDTVKNYERRTSTGWKYISSLRPAKAGKIGPLIDTIEFCWRCILRKQLKKLLAILLGIMSAAILLAEATLLTSDVDLSLFSFLINSVRKQEVLVQVLAFIPLMYMCMCTYYSLFKVGMFMFYSLTPRQTSSVNLLMICSMVARYAPPISYNFLNLINLGGQETETVFEKRMGNIGLILPFFGKTFNNIFPLIMVIYTLLVASNFFNRVISYFGSWKMFRFQTEADDMDGFDPSGLIILQKERSWIEQGEKAGEHVIPLARNFNSTDIESSSNRTDKTAVEMKVTASLIDGGIRESPSRSSKEETRRYSSSKEAISNKYAGIREQSRQKASSNMEPAGKNIALAKVSLLDSGNSSSVNTTGGPSSGLASTWESMKTGFQSFKANVGAKKFLPLRQIQETKLVSRVSSSESLDEIFQRLKRPSANHKSYSDEDEDGIEIDSSGPNR